In a single window of the Lasioglossum baleicum chromosome 10, iyLasBale1, whole genome shotgun sequence genome:
- the LOC143212873 gene encoding uncharacterized protein LOC143212873: MPLRVDTVALFSLYLVLTRSFILAGDQKEYRNVPEDRTAKLGSKIEAFLEESPSENEFAVQSATTTISSATDSTPGQFKIVIPEEKNISRQFTPSAHLGEITESRTNLFNNVQHIKFENEVDPSSYQQQPNYQLLYEPVDQQTGHANHQNHHHHHHQYQTHLFEAFPGLTDEKKAEPVHNYVKFQDDPVEVPRVHYVYKDQPVQHQFVHPVVENHEHSVGHLGQQFLQNLEKPAPVQDVAVVFGKPSKFQVDPQKYELASYSSVEPSRQPYFGALSEHQVHRPELQDAITLKKPNDGVMFVQESTFLRTRKFPYTYYQPGVGYHQIEFLNDEHMMYPARKRVSPWRKILHLIGAFLPFGLLLAALTPSVVRVDNVTQPNIVLSKWRVADLPVEHKQTRIVEEQSNSNACEERSICELISAGGGPGSSVLQTLLWNLATRTSTRVARENGLQEVFEAVKRKDCAKLACRV, from the exons ATGCCTCTTCGAGTCGACACTGTAGCACTGTTCTCGCTGTACCTCGTGCTAACCAGATCCTTCATTCTCGCAGGGGACCAGAAAGAGTACCGAAACGTGCCGGAAGACCGCACGGCGAAGCTAGGCAGCAAGATAGAGGCTTTCTTAGAGGAATCACCGAGCGAGAACGAGTTCGCCGTGCAATCCGCAACGACGACCATCTCCTCAGCCACCGATAGCACTCCCGGACAATTCAAAATCGTGATCCCCGAGGAGAAGAACATCTCCCGACAGTTCACGCCGAGTGCCCATCTAGGAGAGATCACGGAATCAAGGACGAATCTGTTTAACAACGTGCAGCACATCAAGTTCGAGAACGAAGTCGACCCTAGCTCCTACCAGCAGCAACCGAACTACCAGTTGCTTTACGAGCCGGTCGATCAGCAGACCGGCCACGCGAACCATCagaatcatcatcatcatcatcatcagtaTCAGACTCATCTCTTCGAGGCTTTCCCCGGATTGACCGACGAGAAAAAAGCGGAACCGGTGCACAACTATGTGAAATTCCAAGATGACCCAGTGGAGGTTCCACGAGTTCATTACGTATACAAGGACCAACCTGTTCAGCATCAGTTCGTTCATCCGGTCGTGGAGAACCATGAACATTCCGTCGGTCATCTCGGCCAGCAGTTTCTACAGAACTTGGAGAAGCCAGCTCCCGTGCAGGACGTAGCCGTCGTCTTTGGTAAACCGTCCAAGTTCCAGGTGGACCCGCAAAAGTATGAGCTAGCGAGCTATTCCAGCGTGGAGCCCTCGAGGCAACCTTATTTCGGAGCCTTGTCCGAGCACCAGGTCCACCGCCCAGAACTTCAGGATGCTATCACGTTGAAGAAACCAAACGATGGTGTGATGTTCGTCCAGGAGTCGACCTTTTTAAGGACCAGGAAGTTCCCTTACACGTACTACCAGCCGGGAGTCGGCTACCATCAGATCGAATTCCTGAACGACGAGCACATGATGTACCCTGCTAGGAAAAG AGTTTCTCCTTGGAGAAAGATCCTGCACTTAATCGGCGCGTTCCTGCCGTTCGGACTGCTGCTCGCCGCGCTAACGCCGAGCGTCGTCAGGGTTGACAATGTCAC CCAGCCCAACATCGTCCTATCGAAATGGAGGGTCGCTGACCTGCCAGTGGAGCACAAGCAGACTAGAATCGTCGAGGAACAGTCGAACTCGAACGCCTGCGAGGAGAGATCAATCTGCGAGCTGATTTCTGCCGGTGGCGGGCCTGGGTCGAGCGTGTTGCAGACCCTTCTATGGAACCTGGCCACCAG GACGTCAACTCGGGTGGCCAGGGAGAACGGTCTTCAGGAGGTGTTCGAGGCGGTGAAGAGGAAGGACTGCGCGAAATTAGCTTGCCGGGTTTAA